In the genome of Nitrospira japonica, one region contains:
- a CDS encoding SDR family oxidoreductase, translated as MKPVVVVTGAGGLIGQYLVRTAPRWAPDWEVRGLTRRDLELTQVPAVETMWETLNPHAVIHCAALSRTKDCEQDPGAARLANVLVTTHLSTLSRDVPFIFLSSGEVFDGRRGWYEEADEAVPINVYGRTKLEAERIVLGNPKHSVVRIVLTAGTSAAGDRSFVEDMCRAARAGKDVRLYADEFRCPLPAGAIARAVWDLLGAGRPGLYHLGGSDRLSRWEIGEKLLPYYPVLSGRLIRGSGRDHVGAPRPADLSLCCDKIQTLLSFRLPGFAQWLERRGSDGDPWDYPAS; from the coding sequence GTGAAACCGGTCGTCGTGGTGACCGGCGCCGGTGGATTGATCGGCCAGTATCTGGTCCGCACCGCTCCCCGCTGGGCGCCCGACTGGGAGGTCCGAGGCCTGACGCGGCGCGACCTCGAGCTCACGCAGGTTCCGGCAGTGGAGACGATGTGGGAGACGCTCAATCCTCATGCCGTCATCCATTGTGCCGCGTTGAGCCGGACCAAGGACTGCGAGCAAGACCCGGGAGCTGCTCGCCTGGCGAACGTGCTGGTCACGACACACCTCTCGACCCTATCGCGCGACGTTCCCTTCATCTTTCTTTCCAGCGGAGAGGTCTTCGACGGCCGACGGGGGTGGTACGAAGAGGCGGATGAGGCCGTCCCGATCAATGTCTACGGCCGGACGAAGCTCGAGGCGGAGCGGATCGTGCTCGGCAATCCGAAACACTCGGTCGTCCGGATCGTGCTGACCGCCGGCACCTCGGCGGCAGGGGATCGGAGCTTCGTCGAAGACATGTGCCGAGCCGCCCGCGCGGGCAAGGATGTGAGACTCTATGCGGACGAATTCCGCTGTCCGCTGCCGGCGGGGGCCATTGCGCGGGCCGTGTGGGATCTGCTCGGAGCCGGGCGGCCCGGTCTCTATCACCTCGGCGGCTCGGATCGTCTGTCACGATGGGAGATCGGCGAGAAGCTACTTCCCTACTATCCGGTCCTATCGGGACGGCTGATCCGAGGCTCAGGGCGCGATCATGTCGGGGCGCCACGGCCGGCGGATCTGTCCCTTTGCTGCGACAAGATTCAAACGCTCCTGTCCTTTCGGCTTCCCGGGTTCGCACAGTGGCTGGAGCGGCGGGGATCGGACGGAGATCCGTGGGACTATCCCGCGTCATGA
- a CDS encoding SDR family oxidoreductase, producing the protein MTAALSKRRVFMTGASGYLGSRLIPLLLDAGHSVHALLRASSRHRPPAGCTCLWGDPLDGATFQDGIRGCDTFLQLVGTPKPAPWKGAQFRNVDRVSGLASIAAATQSGRPHFIYISVAHPAPIMKDYIAVRAECETALVGSGMPATILRPWYVLGPGHWWPILLAPAYRIAEQWPSTSEAAGRLGLLTIQDMLNALVWSVEHPAETIREMNVPDIRRLTGGGR; encoded by the coding sequence GTGACCGCTGCGCTCTCAAAGCGGCGGGTGTTCATGACGGGCGCCTCGGGCTATCTCGGGAGTCGCCTGATTCCCCTTCTTCTGGACGCGGGGCACAGCGTCCACGCCCTTCTGAGGGCGTCCTCGCGACACCGGCCGCCGGCGGGTTGCACGTGCCTGTGGGGCGATCCGTTGGACGGCGCCACGTTTCAGGACGGAATCAGGGGCTGCGACACCTTCCTCCAACTCGTCGGAACCCCCAAACCGGCGCCCTGGAAAGGGGCGCAGTTTCGGAACGTCGACCGCGTCTCGGGATTGGCGTCGATCGCTGCCGCGACGCAGAGCGGGCGACCGCATTTCATTTACATCAGTGTGGCTCATCCGGCCCCGATCATGAAGGACTACATCGCCGTACGGGCCGAGTGTGAAACCGCGCTGGTGGGCAGCGGGATGCCGGCGACGATCCTGCGTCCTTGGTACGTGCTGGGCCCCGGCCACTGGTGGCCGATCCTCCTTGCGCCGGCCTACCGGATCGCGGAACAGTGGCCTTCCACCAGCGAGGCGGCCGGCCGTCTGGGCTTGCTGACCATTCAAGACATGCTGAATGCGCTGGTCTGGTCCGTGGAGCATCCGGCGGAAACAATTCGAGAGATGAACGTGCCCGACATCCGGCGGCTGACCGGCGGGGGCCGGTGA
- the ettA gene encoding energy-dependent translational throttle protein EttA, giving the protein MATNDKQVIFSLVNVGKVYPPKKQVLREIYLGFYYGAKIGVLGLNGSGKSSLLKIIAGVDENYTGEITRSKGYSVGLLEQEPGLDQDKTVKEVVEEGKHELVALLKAYEDVSNKIGEASPDEMEKLLDKQAQLQEQIEAANGWELENELEIAMDALRCPPSDQKISTLSGGEKRRVALCRLMIQEPDILLLDEPTNHLDAESVQWLEQHLQQYKGTVIAVTHDRYFLDNAAGWILELDRGHGIPFQGNYSSWLEQKQERLAQEEKAESKRKKTLEHELEWIRMSPKARQSKGKARLNRYEELVNQAQEQRTEDLEIFIPPGPRLGDVVVEAKSVTKAFGDRLLYENISFNLPKGGIVGVVGPNGAGKTTLFKMIIGKEKPDAGTIKIGETVKLGYVDQDRSLDNSKTVYEVISDGHDTIKLGKIEVNARGYCARFNFAGTDQQKKVKDLSGGERNRVHLARMLKEGANLIILDEPTNDLDVNTLRALEEGLENFAGCAVISSHDRWFLDRIATHILAFEGDSKVVWFEGNYSEYEADRKKRLGKEADQPHRIRYRKLTRQ; this is encoded by the coding sequence ATGGCGACCAACGATAAACAGGTCATCTTTTCTCTCGTCAACGTGGGCAAGGTGTACCCGCCCAAGAAGCAGGTCCTGCGGGAGATTTATCTCGGCTTTTACTACGGGGCGAAGATCGGCGTGCTCGGGCTCAACGGGTCGGGCAAGAGTTCGCTGCTGAAGATCATTGCGGGCGTGGATGAGAATTACACGGGCGAGATCACCAGGTCGAAAGGCTACAGCGTGGGACTTCTCGAACAGGAGCCCGGGCTGGATCAGGACAAGACGGTCAAAGAGGTGGTCGAGGAAGGCAAGCACGAGCTGGTGGCGCTCTTGAAAGCCTATGAGGACGTCAGCAACAAAATCGGCGAGGCGTCGCCGGACGAGATGGAGAAGCTCCTCGACAAGCAGGCGCAGCTTCAGGAGCAGATCGAGGCGGCAAACGGATGGGAATTGGAGAACGAGCTCGAGATTGCGATGGATGCACTCCGATGTCCTCCGTCGGATCAAAAGATTTCCACGCTGTCGGGCGGAGAGAAGCGTCGGGTCGCCCTCTGCCGGCTGATGATCCAGGAGCCGGACATCCTGTTGTTGGACGAGCCGACGAACCATCTCGACGCGGAATCCGTGCAATGGCTGGAGCAGCACTTGCAGCAGTACAAGGGCACCGTGATCGCCGTGACGCACGACCGCTATTTTCTCGACAATGCCGCCGGTTGGATTCTGGAGCTCGACCGCGGCCATGGCATTCCGTTTCAAGGCAACTATTCCTCGTGGCTCGAACAGAAGCAGGAACGGCTGGCTCAGGAGGAGAAGGCGGAATCCAAACGCAAGAAGACGCTGGAGCACGAGCTGGAGTGGATCCGCATGTCTCCGAAGGCCCGCCAGTCGAAAGGCAAGGCGCGGCTCAACCGGTATGAAGAACTGGTCAATCAGGCGCAGGAGCAACGCACCGAAGATTTGGAAATCTTCATTCCGCCCGGCCCCAGACTGGGTGACGTCGTGGTAGAGGCGAAAAGCGTGACGAAGGCCTTCGGCGACCGCCTCCTCTATGAGAACATCAGCTTCAACCTGCCGAAGGGCGGCATCGTGGGGGTGGTCGGACCGAACGGCGCCGGCAAGACGACGCTGTTCAAGATGATCATCGGCAAGGAGAAGCCGGACGCCGGTACGATCAAGATCGGGGAGACGGTCAAGCTGGGGTACGTGGATCAGGATCGCAGCCTCGACAACAGCAAGACCGTCTACGAGGTGATCTCCGACGGCCACGACACGATCAAGCTGGGCAAGATCGAAGTCAACGCGCGGGGCTACTGTGCGCGCTTCAATTTCGCCGGGACGGACCAGCAGAAGAAGGTCAAAGACTTGTCCGGTGGAGAACGCAATCGCGTCCATTTGGCCCGGATGCTGAAAGAAGGGGCGAATCTAATCATTCTCGACGAGCCCACCAACGATCTCGATGTGAACACGTTGCGCGCCCTGGAGGAAGGGTTGGAAAATTTTGCCGGCTGCGCCGTCATCAGCAGCCACGACCGGTGGTTCCTCGACCGCATCGCCACGCATATTCTCGCGTTCGAAGGCGACAGCAAGGTCGTGTGGTTCGAAGGCAACTACAGCGAATACGAAGCGGACCGCAAGAAACGTCTCGGCAAGGAAGCGGACCAGCCGCATCGGATTCGATATCGCAAATTGACCCGTCAATAA
- a CDS encoding alpha/beta hydrolase, with protein MKTMREFDVKGADGRSIRGDVAEGAERQVLFITGFLSRRWGGKSKALAQWCMERGWGFCCYDVRGFGESEGTFTDYSLSDWLDDARVVLSMLKQGPPVTIVGNSLGGWIAWLMAREFDRIDRLILIAPAFNMMGIRARDIPDQRRRDWIRLGSMPWDDDPLHKDWPLSWKWVEESEALWNTNFDRLRPVRTSIMHGLEDTAIAPEGSRRFVEQLRMRVPSFPVELQFVSGDHRLSGPEHIELLRRLLVE; from the coding sequence ATGAAGACCATGCGAGAATTCGACGTGAAGGGCGCCGACGGCAGATCGATCCGCGGGGATGTCGCGGAAGGCGCCGAACGCCAAGTCCTCTTCATTACGGGATTTCTTTCCAGACGTTGGGGCGGCAAGAGCAAAGCCTTGGCCCAGTGGTGCATGGAACGGGGCTGGGGATTCTGTTGCTATGACGTGCGAGGATTCGGAGAGTCGGAAGGGACGTTTACGGACTACAGTCTCTCGGATTGGTTGGACGATGCCCGCGTCGTGCTGTCCATGCTCAAGCAGGGGCCGCCCGTCACGATCGTCGGCAATTCGTTGGGCGGCTGGATCGCCTGGTTGATGGCCCGGGAGTTCGACCGTATCGATCGGCTGATTCTTATCGCGCCGGCCTTCAACATGATGGGCATCCGCGCAAGGGACATCCCCGATCAACGTCGACGCGATTGGATCAGGCTGGGCTCGATGCCGTGGGATGACGACCCTCTGCACAAAGACTGGCCACTCTCCTGGAAGTGGGTGGAGGAGAGCGAGGCCTTGTGGAACACGAATTTCGACCGGCTCAGACCGGTGAGGACGAGCATCATGCACGGATTGGAGGATACGGCGATCGCGCCGGAGGGCAGCCGGCGGTTCGTTGAACAACTTCGCATGCGGGTGCCGTCGTTTCCTGTCGAGCTTCAATTTGTTTCCGGAGACCACCGATTGAGCGGTCCGGAGCATATCGAGCTCTTGCGCCGGCTGCTCGTCGAATAA
- a CDS encoding alpha/beta hydrolase produces the protein MREERAGGLRIRLTGGTDGRGGGSGPAVILLHGFGAPGNDLVPIGDALAVPPGTRFIFPEGPLSLSFGYGDSRAWWLIDMARLEADRAAGRVRDLSTEVPRGLPQARAALEQLLVELPRVLPVDYKKTVIGGFSQGAMLTCDLAMRTAHPFAGLVQLSGTLLARQEWRPSVAKRSGFPVFQSHGTQDPILPYGMAERLRDALTQAGLAVAWHSFRGGHEIPEPVMRQLSAFLTNLLNRP, from the coding sequence ATGCGCGAAGAACGCGCGGGCGGACTCAGGATCAGACTGACGGGTGGAACGGACGGACGGGGTGGAGGCTCGGGACCTGCCGTGATCCTCTTGCACGGTTTCGGCGCGCCGGGAAACGACCTGGTCCCGATCGGCGACGCCTTGGCGGTGCCGCCGGGGACGCGATTCATCTTTCCCGAAGGCCCGCTCTCGTTGAGCTTCGGGTACGGAGACTCCCGGGCCTGGTGGTTGATCGACATGGCGCGGCTGGAGGCGGACCGCGCGGCGGGCCGTGTCCGGGACCTCTCGACGGAGGTGCCCAGGGGGCTGCCACAGGCGCGAGCGGCGCTGGAACAACTGCTGGTCGAATTGCCCCGCGTGCTGCCGGTCGATTACAAGAAGACCGTGATCGGCGGATTTTCCCAGGGCGCCATGTTGACGTGCGACCTGGCCATGCGGACGGCGCATCCGTTTGCCGGACTCGTGCAATTATCCGGAACCTTGCTCGCGCGCCAGGAATGGCGGCCCTCCGTTGCGAAGCGGTCCGGATTTCCCGTATTTCAGAGCCACGGCACGCAGGATCCGATCCTTCCCTACGGGATGGCCGAACGGCTGCGGGACGCGCTGACGCAGGCGGGGCTTGCGGTCGCCTGGCACAGTTTCCGAGGGGGACACGAAATTCCCGAGCCGGTCATGCGTCAATTGAGCGCCTTCCTGACGAACCTGCTGAATCGGCCATGA
- a CDS encoding protein adenylyltransferase SelO codes for MADRTLETLRFDNSYARLPDAFFAKLNPTPFNAPPRLIHGNPAAAALIDLDPEQFARPEFAGTFGGSLLAPGMDPLAMLYAGHQFGVYVPQLGDGRAILLGEAVNERGGTWELHLKGAGMTPFSRDGDGRAVLRSTIREYLCSEAMHGLGIPTTRALCLVGSDDKVYREDVETGAMLLRMAPSHVRFGTFEVFYYRKQYDRLRVLADYVVDRHYPHLRGTADAVARLFLEVVERTAALIAQWQTVGWAHGVMNTDNMSILGLTLDYGPFGFMDDYDAAFVCNHSDHNGRYAFNQQPYIGLWNLSCLAQTLLPLAPKEALKEALDRYTPIVESEFRRRMRLKLGLREERSGDDELIGGLLAMLQESHADYTRLFRELGRFDSAPGATNESLREYFLDRDRFAAWAVRYRERLRDEGDADDDRRERMDRVNPCYVLRNYLAQTAIEKAQRKDFSEIERLFDLLRDPYRERPGMEPYAAAPPNWGKHLAVSCSS; via the coding sequence ATGGCCGATCGTACTCTTGAGACACTCCGTTTCGACAACAGCTACGCACGCCTTCCCGACGCCTTCTTCGCGAAGCTGAACCCGACGCCGTTCAATGCTCCGCCCCGACTGATCCACGGGAATCCCGCCGCCGCGGCGCTCATCGACCTGGACCCCGAGCAGTTTGCCCGTCCGGAATTTGCCGGAACGTTTGGCGGGAGTCTGTTGGCACCGGGCATGGATCCGTTGGCCATGCTCTATGCCGGCCACCAGTTCGGCGTCTATGTGCCGCAACTGGGTGATGGGAGGGCCATCCTGTTGGGAGAGGCAGTCAACGAGCGAGGCGGGACATGGGAACTGCATCTCAAGGGAGCGGGGATGACACCGTTTTCACGGGACGGTGACGGACGGGCGGTCTTGCGGTCGACGATACGCGAATATTTGTGCAGCGAGGCCATGCACGGCTTGGGCATCCCGACGACGCGGGCCCTGTGCCTGGTCGGCAGTGACGACAAGGTGTACCGGGAGGATGTCGAAACCGGCGCCATGCTGCTGAGGATGGCCCCGTCCCATGTCCGTTTCGGCACGTTCGAAGTCTTCTACTATCGGAAGCAGTACGATCGGCTGCGGGTCCTGGCCGACTACGTCGTCGACCGCCATTACCCGCATCTGCGAGGAACGGCGGATGCCGTGGCGCGCCTGTTCTTGGAGGTGGTCGAGCGGACGGCCGCGCTCATCGCGCAATGGCAGACCGTCGGCTGGGCCCATGGCGTCATGAACACGGACAACATGTCGATCCTCGGACTCACCCTCGACTACGGACCGTTCGGGTTCATGGATGATTACGACGCGGCGTTCGTCTGCAATCACTCCGATCACAACGGACGCTATGCCTTCAACCAGCAGCCGTACATCGGACTTTGGAACCTGAGTTGTCTGGCTCAGACGCTGCTGCCTCTGGCGCCCAAGGAAGCCTTGAAAGAGGCGCTGGACCGCTATACCCCGATCGTGGAGTCGGAGTTCCGGAGACGCATGCGCCTGAAGTTGGGACTGCGGGAAGAACGGAGCGGCGACGACGAATTGATCGGCGGACTCCTCGCCATGCTGCAGGAGAGCCACGCGGACTATACGCGTCTGTTCCGAGAGCTCGGCCGGTTCGACAGCGCACCGGGCGCGACGAACGAGTCTCTGCGCGAGTATTTTCTGGACCGCGATCGCTTCGCGGCCTGGGCGGTGCGGTACCGGGAGCGGCTGCGGGACGAAGGCGACGCCGATGACGACCGGCGCGAGCGGATGGACCGGGTCAATCCCTGCTACGTGCTGCGAAACTATCTCGCCCAGACGGCCATCGAGAAGGCGCAGCGGAAGGATTTTTCCGAGATCGAGCGGCTGTTCGATCTGTTGCGCGATCCCTACCGCGAGCGACCCGGGATGGAACCCTATGCCGCTGCGCCTCCCAACTGGGGCAAACATCTGGCGGTGAGTTGTTCGTCGTGA
- a CDS encoding DUF2294 domain-containing protein, protein MENALRNAIIKFEQEFMGRGPDDVRAFIVRDLVVVRLKGVLTPAERQLAKTPEGVDMVKRIRQTLIAQGRDKLCEQVSDITGAKIIGLFTDIDVPLGERVFVFTADRDIQIGPR, encoded by the coding sequence ATGGAAAACGCTCTACGAAACGCCATCATCAAGTTCGAACAGGAATTCATGGGGCGCGGTCCCGACGACGTGCGGGCATTCATCGTTCGCGATCTGGTGGTGGTGCGGTTGAAAGGCGTGCTGACACCCGCCGAGCGCCAACTGGCCAAGACGCCCGAAGGAGTGGACATGGTGAAGCGGATCCGTCAGACATTGATCGCCCAAGGCCGCGACAAACTCTGCGAACAGGTCAGCGACATCACGGGGGCGAAAATCATCGGCCTCTTTACGGACATCGACGTACCGCTGGGGGAACGCGTCTTCGTCTTCACCGCCGACCGGGACATTCAGATCGGCCCGCGCTAG
- a CDS encoding NADH-quinone oxidoreductase subunit 5 family protein, with protein sequence MWTFAVLLVPLLPLLTTLIVLAGDEAAVRTRLTVAAWPIGVACAGALATLYLVATQGPITIRLYDPAGAFPLPLGFYVDRLSAVMMVLISAIGTIIYTYSIQYMSQEPHERRYFALLGVAVCVLLCMVSSSNLLMLFVFWQLLSYLLYLLIHNHTHTATLESAFRTFALLRTGDVAFLAGTALAYGLYGTLEFPELFAAAVQSEAVIELFSGVECSGATAVTLLLLIGAMSKSAQFPFHIWLPRYLYAPTPVTALLHAGIINAGGFLINRLAPLFGLSSTTLHIAFLIGTLTAVLGASMMLAQNDIKNMLGFSTIGQMGYMIMECGLGAFSLAVFHLIAHGLFKATVFLNCGNVIGKARLEPHVPHVEQRTDEESYSRLTWATGFVTTLLIPLLILLLTHGVLRIPLLEAQGTVIFLFFIWITSSQAILTLTRLRAVASWKVSAAMLLTLLFVVFVYLFAVESFTAFLYPNPDEVASYFKAAELPSRLFDIMIGVATLMTGLGWCYLYLRAHGRSLPMPSWVYGIRLRLYVLFLNRLHIDEGVQRLSQAQVAAVRRFEELAQGRTS encoded by the coding sequence ATGTGGACGTTTGCCGTGCTGCTCGTGCCGTTGCTTCCGCTGCTCACCACGCTCATCGTGCTGGCCGGCGACGAGGCTGCGGTGCGGACCAGACTGACCGTGGCCGCATGGCCGATCGGCGTCGCCTGCGCGGGCGCCCTGGCGACCCTCTACCTCGTCGCCACGCAAGGGCCGATCACGATCCGCCTGTATGATCCCGCCGGCGCCTTCCCCCTGCCGCTCGGTTTCTACGTGGACCGTCTCAGCGCGGTCATGATGGTGCTGATTTCCGCCATCGGGACGATCATCTATACCTACTCCATCCAGTATATGAGTCAGGAGCCGCACGAACGCCGGTATTTCGCGCTGCTCGGCGTCGCCGTGTGTGTGTTGCTCTGCATGGTGTCCAGCAGCAACCTCCTCATGCTGTTCGTCTTCTGGCAGCTGCTTTCATATCTGCTCTATCTTCTCATTCACAACCATACGCACACCGCGACACTGGAAAGCGCCTTCCGGACCTTCGCCTTGCTGCGGACCGGAGACGTCGCCTTTCTCGCGGGCACGGCCCTGGCCTATGGGCTCTACGGTACGCTGGAGTTCCCCGAATTGTTTGCCGCCGCCGTGCAGTCGGAAGCCGTCATCGAGCTGTTCTCCGGTGTGGAGTGCAGCGGCGCCACGGCGGTCACGCTGCTCCTGCTGATCGGAGCCATGAGCAAGTCGGCGCAGTTTCCCTTTCACATCTGGCTTCCTCGGTATCTGTACGCGCCGACCCCCGTGACCGCGCTGTTGCACGCCGGCATCATCAACGCCGGCGGCTTCCTGATCAATCGGCTCGCGCCGCTGTTCGGGCTCAGCTCCACGACCCTGCACATCGCCTTTCTCATCGGTACCCTGACCGCCGTCCTCGGCGCCTCCATGATGCTGGCCCAGAACGACATCAAGAACATGCTGGGGTTTTCGACGATCGGGCAGATGGGCTACATGATCATGGAATGCGGCCTCGGCGCCTTCTCGCTGGCGGTGTTCCATCTGATCGCCCACGGCCTCTTCAAGGCCACCGTGTTCCTGAATTGCGGCAACGTCATCGGCAAGGCCCGGCTGGAGCCGCATGTCCCCCACGTCGAACAGCGGACGGATGAGGAAAGCTACTCGCGCCTGACTTGGGCGACCGGATTCGTCACGACGTTGCTGATTCCGTTGCTGATTCTGCTGCTGACGCACGGCGTGCTGCGCATCCCCCTGCTCGAAGCGCAAGGCACCGTAATCTTCCTGTTTTTCATTTGGATCACGTCCTCGCAGGCCATCTTGACCCTCACACGCCTGCGGGCCGTCGCGTCATGGAAAGTGTCCGCCGCGATGCTGCTGACCCTCTTGTTCGTCGTGTTCGTCTACCTGTTCGCCGTCGAGTCGTTCACGGCGTTCCTGTATCCCAATCCGGACGAAGTCGCCTCCTACTTCAAGGCGGCGGAGTTGCCGAGCCGTCTCTTCGACATCATGATCGGCGTGGCGACACTCATGACCGGTCTCGGTTGGTGCTATCTCTATCTCAGGGCTCACGGCCGATCCCTTCCGATGCCCTCCTGGGTCTACGGCATCCGTCTCCGGCTCTATGTCCTCTTCCTGAATCGGCTCCACATCGACGAAGGCGTCCAGCGTCTCAGCCAAGCACAGGTCGCCGCGGTCCGGCGATTCGAAGAGCTCGCGCAGGGCCGGACGTCCTGA
- a CDS encoding NADH-quinone oxidoreductase subunit 5 family protein, whose amino-acid sequence MTLILLVPLLLLAAACLVVCGPAGSEHARAKAAAYPIGAAFLGSVATLYLVTTAGPVSIRFYDLSSIASFAIPIGFYVDRLSAVMMTLITGVSVIIYTYSTVYMSQDRHARRYLAMICLTDFVLICMVSSANLMMLFLFWQVLSYLLYVLAHNHAHAGTLAGAFKTFTLLRVADTAFLAGIALAHQLYGTLEFQELFARAADTPVMLSLWPGLEMRGATAVTLLLFVGAMGKSAQFPIHLWLPGSLFAPTPVHALLHAGIINAGGFLINRLAPLFGLSSTTLHVAFLIGTLTAVLGASMMLAQNDIKKTLGFSTIGQMGYMIMECGLGAFSLAVFHLIAHGLFKATVFLNCGNVIHKARLEPHFPHVDHQDEEPGLSRLTWFTGFVTTLFIPLLILLVTHGILRIPLLASQGAVIFLFFIWITSSQAILTLTRLRQVASWKVSAAMLLTLLFIVFVYLFAVESFTEFLYPNPEEVAAYFRAADLPDWLFDLIIVTATILTVASWAYLYMSAHGMTLRMPAWVENTRVRLYLPFMNRLYADECYALVGQTIMRLVHQVDKRERGWSR is encoded by the coding sequence GTGACGCTCATCCTGTTGGTACCGCTTCTCCTGCTCGCAGCCGCCTGCCTGGTGGTCTGCGGACCGGCCGGCTCCGAGCATGCTCGGGCCAAGGCAGCCGCCTATCCCATCGGAGCCGCATTCCTCGGCTCCGTTGCGACGTTGTATCTCGTGACGACCGCCGGGCCGGTCTCGATCCGGTTCTATGACTTGTCCTCGATCGCGTCGTTCGCGATTCCCATCGGATTCTACGTCGACCGCCTGAGCGCGGTGATGATGACGCTGATTACCGGCGTCAGCGTCATCATTTACACCTATTCGACGGTGTACATGTCGCAGGATCGGCACGCGCGCCGGTATCTGGCCATGATCTGCCTTACCGATTTCGTGCTGATCTGCATGGTGTCCAGCGCCAATCTCATGATGTTGTTTCTCTTTTGGCAGGTGCTCAGCTACCTGCTCTACGTCCTCGCCCACAATCACGCTCATGCGGGAACCCTGGCGGGGGCCTTCAAGACCTTTACCCTCCTGCGTGTGGCCGATACGGCGTTTCTCGCCGGTATTGCGCTCGCCCATCAGTTGTACGGCACACTCGAATTTCAGGAACTGTTCGCGCGAGCCGCCGATACGCCGGTCATGTTGTCCTTGTGGCCCGGTCTCGAGATGCGCGGGGCCACGGCCGTCACGCTGCTGCTCTTCGTCGGGGCGATGGGCAAATCGGCCCAGTTTCCGATCCATCTGTGGCTGCCCGGCTCGCTCTTCGCGCCGACGCCCGTGCACGCGCTGCTGCACGCCGGCATCATCAACGCCGGCGGCTTCCTGATCAACCGGCTCGCGCCGCTGTTCGGGCTCAGTTCCACGACCCTGCACGTCGCCTTTCTCATCGGTACCCTGACCGCCGTCCTCGGCGCCTCCATGATGCTGGCCCAGAACGACATCAAAAAGACGCTCGGATTCTCCACGATCGGGCAGATGGGCTACATGATCATGGAATGCGGCCTCGGCGCCTTCTCGCTGGCGGTGTTCCATCTGATCGCCCACGGCCTCTTCAAGGCCACCGTGTTCCTGAATTGCGGCAACGTCATTCACAAGGCCCGGCTGGAGCCCCATTTCCCGCATGTCGATCATCAGGACGAGGAACCAGGCCTGTCCCGTCTCACGTGGTTCACCGGCTTCGTGACCACCCTGTTCATCCCGCTTCTCATTCTCCTGGTTACGCACGGCATCCTGCGCATCCCGTTGCTGGCATCCCAGGGAGCGGTAATTTTTCTGTTCTTCATCTGGATCACCTCGTCGCAGGCGATTCTGACGTTGACGCGGCTGCGCCAGGTGGCATCCTGGAAGGTCTCGGCCGCGATGCTGCTGACCCTCTTGTTCATCGTGTTCGTCTATCTGTTCGCCGTCGAGTCGTTCACGGAATTTCTGTACCCGAATCCGGAGGAAGTCGCCGCGTACTTCCGGGCCGCCGATCTTCCGGACTGGCTGTTCGACCTCATCATCGTCACCGCCACGATTCTGACCGTCGCCAGCTGGGCCTATCTCTATATGAGCGCCCATGGGATGACGCTGCGGATGCCGGCCTGGGTCGAGAACACGCGGGTACGCCTGTATCTGCCGTTCATGAACCGGCTCTATGCCGACGAATGCTATGCACTGGTCGGACAGACCATCATGCGTCTGGTCCATCAGGTCGATAAACGGGAACGAGGGTGGTCGCGGTGA